The genomic DNA ACCGCCGTAGAGCAGGAAAAAGAGATCAAAAAATCATTGTCCCGGTGAAGCGATGACTTTAAAAAGAAAAAGAACTGCGGGGTTTATTTGGTTGTTCATCTTCTTTGGGTTGATTTTTACCGCCGATTCTTTTTCGGCCATGCCCGATAGATTGAAAGTTGCCTTATCCCATTGCCCGAAATGGGTAAAGCTTTCTGTTGAAAACACCCATTTTATCTGGGATCTGCCCAACCAGAAAAAGCCTTTCCTGCTTCAATTGGAGAGTGCCTGTTATCCCGGTTTTTTAGAAACCCGTCAGCTTGAAATCTTGAAAGAATGGGTGGCCCGGGGGAATATTCTTTGGATTATTTTTAATCCTCTTCGTGCCCCTATTCCTGGAAATCAGGACTGGGCGGCCTATTTCGGTTTATCTGCCGCCGTTTCTTCGGAGGCGGACCTTATTACCAAAAAGGATGGCTCGATCTTGCCGGTCCGGGGGTTGACCGAAGGGGTCGAAGTGTTACAGCTCGGTACCCCGAATGTCCGGCCGGCCTATTATTCCTTTGAGGGCAATATTATTCCGGTATTAAAAGCCAATGATGGGCGGGTGGTCTTTGGCGGGCTAAATTTTGGGGCCGGTCGAATTATTTTCGACGGTTTCGGATGGCTGCCATTTGAAACTGAAAAAGATTGGCTGGATCCGATCGTTTATGACAGTGAAGTTTTTTGGATGAATTTTTTCAAATGGGCCCGGACTTGCGAAAAACCGACGGCTTTAAAAGATGAGAAGGTGGAAATGTTTGTGGCCCCGGCGCCAGCGCCTCCGGCGCCTGTGGTCAGGGAAAGAATAGATTGTTCCGGAATGTCCGTCTCCTTGAAAGAAAAATTCCCCCAATTGGAGATCAAGGTTCTGGAGCGACCTAATGGGGATTGTGTTTTTGCTTTGGACCGGGTCCTTTTTGATACCGGGAAGGCCGATTTAAGGGAAGAGGGGCGCCAGGTTCTGAATGAAATTGCGACCATTTTAAAGGAAAATCCAAACTATCTGGTCCGTATTGAAGGACATACCGACTCCAGACCGATTCGGGGTAGATTGAAAAAACAATTCCCTTCCAATTGGGAATTGTCGCAGGCCCGGGCGCAGGCGGTTTATCGGTATTTTCTTGATAGCGGAGCT from Deltaproteobacteria bacterium includes the following:
- a CDS encoding OmpA family protein, yielding MFIFFGLIFTADSFSAMPDRLKVALSHCPKWVKLSVENTHFIWDLPNQKKPFLLQLESACYPGFLETRQLEILKEWVARGNILWIIFNPLRAPIPGNQDWAAYFGLSAAVSSEADLITKKDGSILPVRGLTEGVEVLQLGTPNVRPAYYSFEGNIIPVLKANDGRVVFGGLNFGAGRIIFDGFGWLPFETEKDWLDPIVYDSEVFWMNFFKWARTCEKPTALKDEKVEMFVAPAPAPPAPVVRERIDCSGMSVSLKEKFPQLEIKVLERPNGDCVFALDRVLFDTGKADLREEGRQVLNEIATILKENPNYLVRIEGHTDSRPIRGRLKKQFPSNWELSQARAQAVYRYFLDSGAILKDRMATAGFADTRSVGSNKTPEGRQMNRRTEIILSIKGSPEKKEK